The proteins below come from a single Cololabis saira isolate AMF1-May2022 chromosome 2, fColSai1.1, whole genome shotgun sequence genomic window:
- the immp1l gene encoding mitochondrial inner membrane protease subunit 1 has protein sequence MVGDLNHTLVEMLRRVLGKTLGFVGYTIQYGCIAHCAFEYIGEFVVCSGPSMEPTIVSHDVVFSERMSLHLCKIQKGDIVIAKSPFDPNMNICKRVIALEGDKICTSGPLDLFKTHTYVPKGHVWLEGDNLRNSTDSRRYGPVPYALIRGRVCLKLWPPHSFGTLSESPTERISKTHDSDSD, from the exons ATGGTCGGTGATTTGAATCACACGTTG GTGGAGATGCTCCGACGTGTGCTGGGGAAGACCTTGGGCTTCGTGGGTTACACAATCCAGTATGGCTGCATTGCACACTGTGCCTTTGAATACATCGGAGAGTTTGTGGTG TGTTCTGGTCCATCCATGGAGCCCACGATTGTTAGCCATGATGTTGTCTTCTCTGAGCGTATGAGTCTTCATCTGTGTAAAATACAAAA GGGTGACATAGTAATTGCAAAAAGTCCATTTGACCCAAATATGAACATTTGTAAAAGAGTAATTGCATTGGAAGGTGACAAGATCTGCACAAGTGGCCCATTAGATCTGTTCAAGACCCACACATAC GTTCCAAAAGGCCATGTATGGCTGGAAGGCGACAACCTCAGGAATTCCACTGACTCAAGACGCTATGGCCCAGTTCCCTATGCACTCATCCGGGGGCGTGTGTGCCTGAAG CTCTGGCCACCACACAGCTTTGGCACCCTGAGTGAGAGCCCAACCGAACGGATCTCTAAAACCCATGACTCGGACTCAGACTGA